One window from the genome of Garra rufa chromosome 1, GarRuf1.0, whole genome shotgun sequence encodes:
- the LOC141321101 gene encoding uncharacterized protein has product MPDAWKGGGDGVIWRLGVLATFRHAFCTFTPGPFKPMEYFNSQNLKLIKEKEENEESSQVEEKNHFKTGERPLSCSQAKKKDLKKRRAEKCSTCTQCGKSFTRKTDLERHMKIHTEEKPFTCDQCGKSFSRSSSLKEHMNIHTREKHTCDQCGKVYLAASGLRNHLKVHTKVKPHSCHLCGKNFWHLQSLQVYENINTGVRESMCSKCVKISTSVTYLKLHKLIHTGEKSYECSHCNKRFSRSGDLKIHKRIHTGEKPYECSHCNKRFSRSVGLKTHERTHTGEKPYECLHCNKRFRRSGDLKIHERIHTGEKPYECSHCNKRFSRSVRLKTHERTHTGEKPYECTHCNKRFSQSVLLKTHERIHTGEKPYECSHCNKRFSQSVHLKTHERIHSGEKPYECSHCNKRFSRSVHLKTHERIHTGEKPYECSHCNKRFSQSSDLKTHERIHPGK; this is encoded by the exons ATGCCTGACGCCTGGAAGGGTGGTGGAGATGGCGTGATCTGGCGCCTTGGAGT GCTAGCTACTTTCAGACATGCTTTCTGCACATTTACACCAGGACCATTCAAGCCTATGGAATACTTCAATAGCCAAAATCTAA AGTTgattaaagaaaaagaggagaatgaagaatcaagtcaagttgaggagaaaaatcattttaaaactggagaaagacctttgagttgctctcaagccaaaaagaaagatttaaagaaaagaagagcagagaaatgttccacctgcactcagtgtggaaaaagtttcacaagaaaaacagatCTTGAGcgccacatgaaaattcatactgAAGAAAAACCATttacttgtgatcaatgtgggaagagtttttcacgctcatcaagccttaaggagcacatgaacatccacactagagagaagcacacatgtgatcaatgtggtaaaGTGTATTTAGCTGCTTCAGGTCTGAGAAATCACTtgaaagttcatacaaaggtgaagccacattcatgccatttgtgtggtAAGAATTTTTGGCATCTACAGAGCTTGCAAGTATATGAGAATATAAATACTGGTGTGAGAGAATCCATGTGTTCCAAGTGTgtaaagatttctacttcagtaacttatttaaaactgcataagttgatccacactggagagaaatcctatgagtgttcacactgcaacaagagatttagtcggtcaggGGACCTGAAAATACacaagaggatccacactggagagaaaccttatgagtgttcacactgcaacaagagatttagtcggtcagtaggtttgaaaacacatgagaggactcacactggagagaaaccttatgagtgtttacactgcaacaagagattccGTCGGTCAGGGGACCTGAAAATacacgagaggatccacactggagagaaaccttatgagtgttcacactgcaacaagagatttagtcggtcagtacgtttgaaaacacatgagaggactcacactggagagaaaccttatgagtgtacacactgcaacaagagatttagtcagtcagttcttttgaaaacacatgagaggatccacactggagagaaaccttatgagtgttcacactgcaacaagagatttagtcagtcagtacatttgaaaacacatgagaggatccacagtggagagaaaccttatgagtgttcacactgcaacaagagatttagtcggtcagtacatttgaaaacacatgagaggatccacactggagagaaaccttatgagtgttcacactgcaacaagagatttagtcagtcatcagatctgaaaacacatgagaggatccacccTGGAAAATAA